ATTCCGCTGCCCGACCGGCAGACGAGTACTCGTCCGGTCACTTGCAGTAAAAGATGATCTCCCTCTCCTTCCCGATCTCCGGAAGCTTCGTGCTGAACTCCCCAAAGGTCATCGCCCCTTCCAGCCGCGCACGTTCGCACTTTTCCTCGTCGTCATACGCGCAGACAAGGAGCGCCTCCCCCGCCTGCACCTTCCGCCGCGCTTCTTCCGGCTTCACTCGCTTCGCTTCGGCCATTTCTTCCTCCTTT
The DNA window shown above is from Geomonas sp. RF6 and carries:
- a CDS encoding rhodanese-like domain-containing protein, giving the protein MAEAKRVKPEEARRKVQAGEALLVCAYDDEEKCERARLEGAMTFGEFSTKLPEIGKEREIIFYCK